Genomic segment of Mastomys coucha isolate ucsf_1 unplaced genomic scaffold, UCSF_Mcou_1 pScaffold5, whole genome shotgun sequence:
gaacaaacaaacaaacaaacaaacaaacaaaaaaaccaagccaagGGCTAGAGATAATGGCTCAGCGATGAAGAGCGAtgaagactgctcttccagagatcccgagttcaattcccagcaaccacatggtggctcacaaccatctgtaatgggatctgatgccctcttctggtgtgtctgaagacagcaacattgtgctcatatacattaaataagtaaataaatgaataaataaataagtaaataattctttaaaaaacaaaacagaacagaacaaaagtaTACGTGAATGTCTTTTTGGCAGCAAGTGGGGTTTTTAAAGCAGTATgtggaaatttaaaacaaacttagGGAGCTGTAGGAGATTCCTTCCATACCGTGGCCAGGAGAGACTGTAGTTCAATTTCCAGTGTTTGGAGTGTGCGCTTCATTTCCGTCAGCTCATTCCTGGCTGAGGTGGTGGCACCCACATCTTCGGTGATCTGCTGCTGCAGCGACGCACTCTGAGATGACACCCAAGAGGGGCAGATTTTAGTTTTGGGAACAGCACAAAAACATATAGGGACAACATTGTTTAGCAAGAGTTACCTTCTCTTGGAACCAGGCCTCGGCGTCCCTGCGGTTCTGCTCAGCCAGGGCCTCGTACTCGGCTCTCATGTTGTTCAGCAGGACTGTGAGGTCCACGCCCGGGGCTGCGTTCATCTCCACGTTCACGTTGCCTCCGGCTGCGCACTGCAGAGCCTGCATTTCCTGGAGGCAGAGAGGTGTTGAGCTCAAGTCAAGCGGGACATTCAGAGAGTCTAGACGTTTAGCTTTGGCAGAGCCCTGGTTTCCCTCCTTGGCTCTGCATTGACCATCTCGCCACATTTTTATAGCTCCTCTCCATTTCACTTAACCTCTCGAGGCCAATGAAGATAACTACCTCATCAAGTAGCTGGCTTCGTTCTGAAAGGATCTTTAAGGTTCCAGAGCCGCTTATTACTGTGAGCCAAACCCTGTTGCCGCAGCTCAGTTTAGCTCTGAGACACCGAGGGAGCCTTCATGCCTTCACAAATACAAGTCCTCAAACCATTGAAAAGAAcagccctctggctcttacttGCATCGTTTAAATATGCTTTTACTCCGTGTTCTTCAGTTAGGTAGGGAGCAGCTTGATGGCTTCTCAGCTCAAGAACCCCCTGAACACAGCCTGAGCATAACCAAAAGGTTGAGTTCAGATAATTCGAAACAGTTGAAatgatataaatagataaataagtgtgtgtgtgtgtgtgtgtgtgtatacactcgcGTGCATGCTCGAGAATGTGTACAGGGAAGGAAGATCTAGCTGTTAAGTTTACACAATCATTATAAAGTACCCTTTTGGATTTTCTAGTCAGACAGATCCCCGTGTGATTTCTGGCTCTGGCCAATTGTAACTGTTAATTTGGGAAAGTTATGATTTATCTGAAGATTGAAGTTCATTATAAAAAAATCCTTCTCTGCGTGGTAGTGAGAGAAGTGGGAGGATTATTAATAATACTGTGACTTTTCAGTATTGTTTGCCACGTGAGTGCTGGCTATTGTTGATTCCTGTCATCTGGAGAGCCGGAATCTATTCTGCTGTCAAAGACTGCAGTATTCTGTCGTCTGGCGCGCTGTTGGTGAGCAGTTCTAAGTGGATCTATAGACGCGGGCATTCCTGCCAAGTCTGTGTGAACTGACACAGCATAGGTCAGCTGTCTGCTGTAGTGACCCCTGAATCAGGGCAGCGCCATGAAGCCAACCCTCAGATCCTTATAGAATTAAATGTCTATCCCTGTCTTTGCATGTGGCTTTAAAGACCACAGGACTTAATGAAAAATTTCCCAGTtcaacaacaaacaaacgaacaaacaaaagtaagataaaaccaaaggaaaatcCATGGGGCCATCCATAagcaaagcatttttaaaaatcaattgctCCTAATTCATCAACAATTCCTTGAGTAACTACCATGGATTATAACCACATGTGAATGCAAAGAGCCAAATGAATGCTGCCATTCAAGTAGTTTAATTCACAAATTAGCCTCATGACTAACCAAGTAGCATATTAGCCTTTGCTCCTGATTTAAGCTTTTGTGTTAACTATGGCTCTTcgaccattaaaaacaaaacaaaacaaaacaaaacaaacaaacaaacaaaaaaaccagtcaggcagtggtggtgcacgcctttaatcccagcacttgggaggcagaggcaggtggatttctgagttcgaggccagcctggccagcctggtctgcagagtgagttctcaaacaaacaaacaacaacaacaaacaaacaaacaaacaaaaaacccccaaaataaaaaaaaataccaaagatTTAAAACATTACTCCTCCCCCATATTTTAGTACAGAAGATATGGACTGTAAAAACAACGGCTTTGTGGTCAAGTGACCACTTCCGAAGGATGCTGTGTGCCTGAAAGTGTAAGTTCAAGTGTAACAGTTTAATCGTAGTTTCACCTTTATCACTGTGTCTATTAAGaatattttaggggctggagagatggctcagcagttaagagcactggctgttttcccagaggttctgagttcaatttccagcacccacatggtggctcacgaccatctgtcatggtatctgacgccctcttctgtcatgaaagcacacatgcaaatagagccctcatatacatacataaataactcttgaaaagcaaaacacagaAGAATATTTAAAGCGCTAAATGGAACACGTATGTCACACTGCTGCCCTCAAGGCTCGAGAATAATTGTGGAAGAGGGTATAGCAAGATTGGAAGAACCAGAGTTGGTGCATGATTTCAAGGTAGGACCCAATAGGGCAGTTGTCTGAATGAATTCACATCGGTAGTGACAGGTGTTCACAAGACTCATACAAGCTCAAGTCAGACAAAACCCAAGCAGAGTTGGAGAGTTGGGCACAAAATCCTAGCCCTGCTGAGGATCTACTGGCATTTGATAGCAGccagagagggagagtcagttttctccagcaATGTGACCCCTGGTAGTGACTACACTCCAGGCTGCATTTTCAAGAGTAACTAAGCAACACTTGATGGATGTGAtgtagggagggaagaagaaaactcaaagttgagtgggtggggaggtgaaGACGGGAGAGGATGGAgatgggaggggttgggggagaaaggGTGGATATGATCAACATGTATtgaattctcaaagaaccaatacTAATATTACTAAAAAAGAATGTCTTACTATTAAGACTGAATATTTAATGTATGAGGTTAATGCATGCTGCTGTTATGTAGAAATTTAGGCTCAGTTTTCTTAGGATGGCCTTTAAAGCACATTCATTTCATCTAATTGGGTATAATTGTCTAAGTAGCCTGCTTAATTTAGGGGTAATGACAGCCAGCCGCTGATCTTAGAAGCCTGATTGTTCTGGAAAGCGAgattcccacctccacccccccgCCCCTCTGCATCCCAGTCGTGAGAAAATGGACACAAGAACAAAGGTGAATAACTCAGGTAACTCATCACCTGCAAAGACAAGCTGGCCTCCTGGGGGCGTGGACTGTAAGTCTTTAGAGCAATTTCTTGTTCACGAGGGGAGGTGTGGCGTTATCCACGGGGAGGCGGATAACCTTACCTCTTTGTGGTTCTTCTTGAGGTAAGTCAGCTCCTCACTCAGAGTTTCATACTGAATCTCCAAGTCAGTGCGGCACAGGGTGATTTCATCCAGAACCCTGCGCAGCCCGTTGACGTCAGCCTCCACGCTCTGGTGGAGAGCCAGCTCATTTTCGTACCTGCAAAAgtgtcagtgattttttttttttctcagttggtCACAGGGTGGGAGACAGTCATCAATCATGGATATACTCAGGATTTCTGAAGTGGCAAATCTGGCCACTTTTGTGACTTCTTTAAAGTATATTATACACttaccctttttaaaaaaaatgttagaggCATTTGGCAGGACAAAGAAGCAGATTACTGGGCCCTAGTTTTATAAATAATCACTAAAACTAGCCGATGTGTAGAAAAGCGAaagcattctttctctctcttttccctaaAAGAATCTAAGATGTGTTTTGAACATACACACCTCTGGTTCCCTAGCCCTCCACTCCCACTCCCCTTGAATAGCCCCGAACACGGCCCCTCCCATTttcaggttttttggtttttggttttttgttgttgtcgttgttgtttttgtttttgtttttttgttttttgttttggtaacTTAGCGCCCAATCAGTGCTGCCTGCTGGGATCTTGACGGATCTTATTGGCTTGTTTTTATTCAGGTGCCCCAAATGGAGAGCGCGTGAATGCCTCAGTCAGGCAGGTCTAGAGCATGTCCTCCCGTCCTCTGGCTCGAACATTCCTTTCACCCCTCTATGCTCATCCTGCTTACTTTAAGTCCAAGCACTTTCCAACGTTGGAATAAGACTGACTAGAATTTGATGGGcgcgcggggggtgggggggaattaAAAAGAACTCTGAATTAAGTCCGCACGAATcgccatggctttttttttctccccggGACGACTTACTTGAGTCTGAAGTCATCAGCCGTGAGCCTGGCATTGTCAATCTGCAGAACAGCGTTGGCATTGCTGGTGGTGGAAGTGATGATCTAGAAACCAGgagtttgactttttaaaaaggctatttatcacaataattaaaaaagggaaggtttttttgtgtgtgtgtgttagaaagtgctaataataaaaaatcaacTAGGTTATCATCAATCAAGGGAATTTTTAACATGGAGTTAAACATTTGAATCTACTTCATGATTATTTCCAATGCCAAGTGAAATGCTCTTAAAAACAACACTAATAATCATGTagcatgcttctttttttttccagtaaaaaaGACATTTAGATAGTAAGCTACATACATGTGACATgcaaaaaaaatataatttcttaccTGGTTTTTAAGATCATCAATGATGGGGAAGTATCTACTGTAGTCATGATCGAGACCGCGGCATGACCCAGGTCCAAATTTTTCATACCAGCCCTTGATCTTCTGTTCCAGGTCAGCGTTGGCTTCCTGCAGTGCTTGCACGTTATCCAGGTAGGAGGCCAGGCGGTCGTTGAGGTTCTGCATGGTCACCTTCTCATTGCCGGAGAGTAGGCCCCCCTCATTCACAGTGAAGCCAACACAGGAGTTGGCCACCCCGGTGTTCCCTCCTGTGGAGCTGCCCCCAAAGGCGCAGGAGAAGCCACTTCCAATGCCTGCCACGCCACATGCATTTCCAGCTCCAAAGCTGGCTCCCCTGAGCGATCCTGTGCTGGGACGAGCATAGGACCTCCTGGATCCACTGGAAAGGCGAAGAGACATGATCTTGGGGCAAGCGTGACGCAGAACTGTGTTCTTGAAAGTCAGAATAGAGTGCCTTCTGACCCCGATGGTTTTGTTTGCCCTTTTATAGACAATTCTCAAGGGTGTTCTATGAAATTCTGCCTACACAGGGTAAAGCCTGGCTTGCCAGCCTCAGCAAGTTAACGTAATTGGATGATTTTTTCTAATTAGTAACTAACTTTGTTGGGCTCATTTCTGTAGAAGGGCAGTTGCCCCTAGGTTAGTGTTTATCTGAGAAATGGATCCGGGTGGAGCAA
This window contains:
- the LOC116077772 gene encoding keratin, type I cytoskeletal 25, with product MSLRLSSGSRRSYARPSTGSLRGASFGAGNACGVAGIGSGFSCAFGGSSTGGNTGVANSCVGFTVNEGGLLSGNEKVTMQNLNDRLASYLDNVQALQEANADLEQKIKGWYEKFGPGSCRGLDHDYSRYFPIIDDLKNQIITSTTSNANAVLQIDNARLTADDFRLKYENELALHQSVEADVNGLRRVLDEITLCRTDLEIQYETLSEELTYLKKNHKEEMQALQCAAGGNVNVEMNAAPGVDLTVLLNNMRAEYEALAEQNRRDAEAWFQEKSASLQQQITEDVGATTSARNELTEMKRTLQTLEIELQSLLATKHSLECSLTETEGNYCTQLAQIQAQISALEEQLHQVRTETEGQKLEYEQLLNVKAHLEKEIETYCLLIGGDEGACKSASYKSKDYGSGNAGNQIKDSAKAIVVKKVLEEVDQRSKILTTRLHSLEEKSQSN